One genomic segment of Hordeum vulgare subsp. vulgare chromosome 2H, MorexV3_pseudomolecules_assembly, whole genome shotgun sequence includes these proteins:
- the LOC123430025 gene encoding mucin-2-like, with protein sequence TTTTISTTTTTTTTTTTTTTTTTTTSTTTTTTTTTTMTTMTTTTTTTTTTTTTSTTTTTTTTRTTTTTTITTITTTTTTATTTTTTTTTTTTTTPTTTTTTITTTTTTTTTTTTTMTTTTTKTMTTTRTTTTTTGTTTTTTTTTTTTTTSTTTTTTTTTTTTTTTTKTKTTTTTTTTTTTTTTTTTTTTTTTRTTTTTTTTTTTTTTTTTTTTTTTTTTTTITTTRTTTTTTTTTTTTTTTTTTTTTTTTLTTTTTTTTTTTTTTTTTTTTTMTTTTTTTTTMTRATTTTTITTTTTTTTTTTTTKTTTTTTTTTTTTTTTTTTTTTTTTTTTTTTTTTTTMTTTTTTKTTTTTTTTTTTTTTTTTTTTTTTTTTTTTTITTTTTTTTTTTTTTRTTTTTTTTRTITTTTATTTTTTTTTTTTTTTTTTTTMTTTTTTTTMTTTTTTTTTTTTTTTTTTTTTTTTTTTTTTMTTTTTTTKTTTTTTTTTTTTTTTTTRTRTTTTTIAAAAITTTTTTTTTTNTTTTMTTTMTGTTTTTTTTTTTTTTTTTTIATTTMMTTTTTTTTTMTRTTTITTTTTTTTTTTTTTTTTTTTPTPTTTTTTTTTTTTTTTTTTTTTTTTKTTTTTTTRTTTLTT encoded by the exons acaacgacaacaatatcgacaacaac gacaacgacgacgacaacaacaacaacaacaacaacaacaacaacaacatcaacgacgacaacaacaacgacgacaacgacaatg acgacgatgacaacgacaaccacaacgacgacaacaacaacaacaacatcaacaacaacaacaaccacaacaacaagaacaacaaccactacaacaataacaactataacaacaacaacaacaacagcaacaacaacgacaacaacaacaacaacaacaacaacaacaacaccaacaacaacaacaacaacaattacgacgacgacgacgacgacgacgacgacgacaacgacgatgacgacgacgacgacgaagacgatgacgacgacgaggacaacaacgac aacaacgggaacaacgacaactacgacaacaacaacgacgacaacgacaacatcgacaacaac aacaacaacaacaacaacaacaacaacaaccacaacaacaaaaacaaaaacaacaacaacaacaacaacaacaaccacaacaacaacaacaacaacaacaacaacaacaacaacaacgagaacaacaacaacaacaaccacaacaacaacaacaacaacaacaacaacaacaacaacaacaacaacaaccacaacaacaacaacaataacaacaacaagaaccacaacaacaacaacaacaacaacaacaacaacaacgacgacgacgac aacaacaaccacaacaacaacattaacaacaacaacaacaacaacaacaacaacaacaacaacaacaacaacaacaacaacaacaacaatgacgacgacaacgacgacaacaacgacgatgacaagagcaacgacaacaacgacaataacaacaacaacaacaacaacaacaacaacaacaacaacaaaaacaacaacaacaacaacaacgacgacgacgacgacgacgacgaccaccacaacaacaac aacaacaacgacaacgacgacgacgacgacgacaacgacaaccacaatgacgacgacgacgacgacgaagacaacaacaactacaacaacaacaacaacaacaacaacaacaacaacaacaacaacaacaacaacaa caacaacaacaacaacgacgacaataacaacgacgacaacgacaacaacaacaactaccacaacaacaagaacaaccaccactacaacaacaacaagaactataacaacaacaacagcaacaacaacaactactacaacaacaacaacaacaacaacaacaacaacaacaacaacaacaatgacgacgacgaccacaacaacaa cgatgacgacgacaacaacaacaacaacaacaacaacaacaacaacaacaacaacaacaacgacaacgacgacgacgacgacaacgacaaccacaatgacgacgacgacaacgacgacgaagacaacaacaaccacaacaacaacaacaacaacaacaacaacaacaacaacaagaacaagaacaacaacaacaacaatagcagcagcagcaataacaacaacaacaacaacaacaacaacaactaacacgacgacgacgatgacaacaacgatgacaggaacaacaacaacaacaacaacaacaacaacaacgacaacaacaacaacaacaacaatagcaacaacaacaatgatgacgacgacaacgacgacaacaacgacaatgacaagaacaacgacgataacaacaacaacaacaacaacaacaacaacaacaacaacaacaacaacaacaacaacaacaccaacaccaacaacaaca